Part of the Spinacia oleracea cultivar Varoflay chromosome 5, BTI_SOV_V1, whole genome shotgun sequence genome, TTTACATTTCGGAGGCCATGGCTTGTCTGTTGGGTCTTTGTTGGACCTGTCGATCTCAAAATTAAATTAGTCGTGTTACAATCCTTACGGAGCTCGATCAAAGCGCTTGTTAGAGTACGTTGTTGATAACTGGTGATTTGTTAGATGTAGTGTGGACAATCAAAGAGATCAAAGTCGTCATTTGTGCAAAGCCTTCAGCTGCTCTTACATCAACATTCAATAACGTTGAGGAAAGAGTGTACGTGTCaagctccgtttggtagggcgtaaaacgttttcatgaaaaataatatttcccttttcaatccttctacgttgtttggttgggtaagggatggaaaacaattttccatgaccCCTCAAAagtggaaaacccttttccatttgaaaggaagggaaaccactttttcttttttcctcaTTACCttcctctcctttcttcccctcaatcttcaccatcttctcccattttcctttaaggtatcaaacaaaggaaaactaatttgaaattatgttttcccttgaaatatGTTTTCCattgaaaatcattttacaataaAAACGTTTTACTGTGGAATATTAAACAGAGCCTAAGCTCAAAAACAAATAGTAGAGGTTATTTAAAACTACTGCGGAATATTAAAGATTTGCCCTATCATTTTGGATGTTGCCGAAACAAAATTCATTCGTGGTTTGTTTTTATAgtaataaactaattaatagTCTAAATCTAGAAATACTCCATATGTTCTCGGATTAGTCTCTTTTAaaatcttgacactattcataaTTGAAGAGCAtcttctaatttattttcaatacgtacttcaaaatatattcatatgagatcttattttattcgtCTTAATATGTAGTTagtaatatcaaatttttatatttttctaacatacatatttggagatatttacgtttaaatattgagttgaaacgaaTTAAAAAAGGCAAAACTGTACTAATAATTAAGAAAGGAGGGAGTAAGTTCGTTGCACAAAATTCGAACCAAAAGACGCAAGTATTGCTAACTTAGGATTATTTTGCATGCAACCAGAATTGAAACATAGAGATGCTTTAAGATAATAgagatttattatttttcgtaatttatatAATCATGtgaatgagttgaaaagtcaaacaaagtactaCATATGGGCAACAATGACAGTAAttagtacaacaatgacagtatttatgcaaacgatgacaatacttatataatacttgtatacatacttttacccatttatttaatatgcaacacttttatccattcatttaagtggtctctttactttttatatttcattacagttgtatacataatttcctttttttgggtgattgtgacagtattttaatataataatgacagtatatatacaacaatgacaatacttatattagAAGCGACTGTATATAACAAGTTAacaacacttttacacatttatttaaaGGTGGGCCATGTttccaaatttttttattttttaaagtggGTATGGGGTCCTTATTTCGCTGATTACCAGCCATGTAGACAACCTCGAAATTGAGAGTGTTTGCATATAAAATTACATTAAATTATATATGTTTGGTTCAGCTGAATTTATCTGAGGTTaacttaaatttatttttactgaaatataatttctgaattgaattatattaactttttttcttgaaataaatcaaaataaaataaaagaagttGAAACAAACGTGCCCTGAATATTATTCAAATCTAACCTCGATAAATCagccaaaaaattaaaacaccATTATATTTCTGCAAAACcttaattaggaaaaaaaaacaGTATATGTACAAGCTAGATTAAGATTAGTAAATATCTCGAGTTAATCTTAATATTTATCCCGGTAATAATTTGGCTTAGTTACAGATCGAATTAGCGACCTAAACACAAGGCAGCTTTAACATCCAAACGCCATGCAAATCCTCCACCGTCCATTCTCCAAACATCACAAGGCACAGTTAGAGAATGACCTCCGCCGTTGATTACACCTTGCTTACTGTAGTACACCACTTTTACCCTACACGTGAACGCAGCGAATAAATTCACCGGCGGCaactctactttctctctcatccctAACTTCACCATCACTACTCTCTCCTTCCCCCACGTGTCCTCATCTCCGGTCACCATTTTTCCATACGCTTTATTGGTCCAACAAACCCGATTCCACGCGTCGGATATAAACCCTGGACACGTGTCTTCTTCTAACATTTGCTTCCTTTCTTCGTCTGTACGTCCTAGGCTGTTCCCATCCACCCACGTGTCGGACACCCCTTCGATTATCACGGTTGAATTAACGACGTCTGGAGCCGTCTGATTGGTTTGATCGGACGATCCGAAACACAACCACATAGGCTCCGGTGATGACTTGGATTGGCCCAGACCCACTTGATTGTTTTTCCTAGGGCTCAGATCAGGGGTTTCAGGTAATAAAGGAAGGGTTACCGTTACTTTGCAGCCGTTGGATGATGAAGCATCACatttcttattattattgttattagtaTCATCTGGAGAGCATGATTTCCTTTTCTTCTTACCGCCAGTTCCGGTGGCGGCGCTGTTTCGCTTTTTCCCTCTGCGAGAAGACATCGACGTGTCgttggttgtggtggtggtggtggtggtggtggaagtggttgttgttgttgtccccCCGGGAACCGGTTTGGGAGCGATGGGGCGGAAGCGGAGCATGATGCGGTCCATTTTGGAAGCATCATAAGGGTTGTAATAGTTTTGAGTAGGACCGTGATGGTGGCCGTATTGAGCAATgcaacaccctccaccacctGATACTCTCCCCtccattttttgaaaataaaaagatattttttttccttagcAGAAATGTAGCAGTGTCGAATATTATGGGGTTGATGTTGGTGGGCACAGTGAGGGTGAAGGGGGGCATttataagaggaagtgaagaagaCACGTGTGAGAAGGAAGGGATACGTGTGTGCACTGTACGTTACAGATTTCACCACCACCGCTGGTGTGAATTATTTGGCCCCTTTCTTTGACGGATGagtaacaaaaaataaatgtcATGTGTTACACAGTTAGTACTTACCCATGCTATGCTTCCGCCACATCCTAATATAAATGTACATCCAATAAAGCTAGGTCCTAAAGTTAGAGTCTACTAAactttgagtaatatgaattttATTTGGTCATGTCCCTAAATCTCAAATGTGTAATCTTGGTTAATATAAAAATAACTCATTCATTAGTTTTACTAGCTGATTTAAATATTTGTTGGTTTCTAAGAGCAACTCGAATGGTTAGGAGAAGGGACTTGTatgtaaataattaaaatgataaattattAGCTACACTAGCAATTGTTGCACATTTCATAAATTAGCTTTGTATAGCTAATTAGATTGAAAAAtatgacaaacattttttttaactcaAGCTGACGTCAATATATTAATCACATACTAAAATGTACATAGGAAAAAACCCCTGCATAGCAAGGGTAAAACTTTCAAAGTTGCAAAAGAAAAGACTTCACCTCCATGATTGGAGCAACCCCTAGAGAACCAAAAACTTGCCAAAAAGGGGCTTAAAAACTGAACAAACCATAGCCTTGGTAATCTTACGAAAATTACTAAAACAAGGTTGTAGAAAAGAAACATCAAGCAAAGGAAGCAGGAATCTCCGTATGATCTGCAAAATCTTCCACCAAAAAGCTTGATCAATCTGCTGAAAATCACACACTTCAGTTGTTGGTAATCTCCCCTTCCTCTACTTCAACAATTTCAATAGCTGTATCCATTGTTGAACCACCAACAACAAAAGGAATGAAAGCTGTCTCTTTTCCCGTATCTTGATTTTTGTTATCAACCTTTTTCAACCTGTCTCTGGCTTCCTTGATGTCAGTAACAATGGAACCAAACACCAGCTGCGCAGCTCCCCCTGATGTTCCCCCCTGATCTAAACGAACTGCATTATCAATTGAAGGATTAGCACCCACAATTGCGCTTGCTTCATCCCTT contains:
- the LOC110805023 gene encoding uncharacterized protein encodes the protein MEGRVSGGGGCCIAQYGHHHGPTQNYYNPYDASKMDRIMLRFRPIAPKPVPGGTTTTTTSTTTTTTTTTNDTSMSSRRGKKRNSAATGTGGKKKRKSCSPDDTNNNNNKKCDASSSNGCKVTVTLPLLPETPDLSPRKNNQVGLGQSKSSPEPMWLCFGSSDQTNQTAPDVVNSTVIIEGVSDTWVDGNSLGRTDEERKQMLEEDTCPGFISDAWNRVCWTNKAYGKMVTGDEDTWGKERVVMVKLGMREKVELPPVNLFAAFTCRVKVVYYSKQGVINGGGHSLTVPCDVWRMDGGGFAWRLDVKAALCLGR